The DNA region CAGTAGAGTAAagtgattattattttttttattttttcgtgGTTATTTCTGGACCTTCTGATAATGTAGTTTTATTAAATGATGCCGtgccatttgttttttcttgtcTTATCATATATTCATCATTCTCCGCAGAAACCATAGGCTCTTCATCTTCTTCGTCTGATAAAGCATCACATAGAAGTATGCATTCTTTTTTAGTTTGAAAACGATTTGGGTTTCCTCCACAACCACCGTAGATAAATTCTACACAGACATTGTTTGCAAAGTCGtaggcaaacatttcaaaatttCCATTGCAAGGACCAGGATTTGCGATTAATGAACATCTCCCTTGAAATAAAGATTTAATATCTAGGACTAAAGATAAAAATAACTCACCATGTCTGAGTGCCAAAGAAGTCCCAAGACCTATTAGGAAAATCAATAAGTGGCGAAGAACAAGCGAATTCATGACTGTGAACTTATTTATTGTTCGTGTTTGATGTGTTGaagttattatttattatttgtgtttgttgttttgaaAACACACATATTTCATTCTGAAATAATAAGCACACGCCC from Drosophila santomea strain STO CAGO 1482 chromosome 3R, Prin_Dsan_1.1, whole genome shotgun sequence includes:
- the LOC120451515 gene encoding kunitz-type serine protease inhibitor mulgin-4, giving the protein MNSLVLRHLLIFLIGLGTSLALRHGRCSLIANPGPCNGNFEMFAYDFANNVCVEFIYGGCGGNPNRFQTKKECILLCDALSDEEDEEPMVSAENDEYMIRQEKTNGTASFNKTTLSEGPEITTKK